The following coding sequences lie in one Pseudarthrobacter phenanthrenivorans Sphe3 genomic window:
- a CDS encoding rhodanese-like domain-containing protein codes for MTSPSTATAFTALAPETLQSWIKEHQDLVVIDVRSAAEFESMHIRGSYNVPLPLLSEHTDELAARLGSRVVLVCQSGVRAEQARQRLAKAGIDTAYVLTGGAPGFAAAGGDVVKGKNRWDLERQVRLVAGSLVVLGLAGGKFVSPKIRTLAGVIGTGLTFSAATNTCAMGQAISAMPWNKAAKEPTRESAILALPVNTEVNAEAKAS; via the coding sequence ATGACTTCCCCTTCCACGGCAACCGCCTTCACCGCACTCGCCCCTGAGACCCTCCAGTCCTGGATCAAAGAGCACCAGGACCTCGTGGTGATCGACGTCCGCTCCGCCGCCGAGTTCGAGTCCATGCACATCCGCGGCTCCTACAACGTGCCCCTGCCGCTGCTGTCCGAACATACGGACGAGCTCGCCGCCCGGCTGGGTTCCCGCGTGGTCCTGGTCTGCCAGTCCGGCGTGCGCGCCGAGCAGGCCCGCCAGCGCCTTGCCAAGGCCGGAATTGACACCGCCTACGTCCTGACGGGCGGCGCACCCGGCTTCGCCGCTGCCGGCGGCGACGTGGTCAAGGGAAAGAACCGCTGGGACCTTGAGCGCCAGGTCCGCCTTGTGGCCGGTTCCCTGGTGGTCCTGGGCCTGGCCGGGGGCAAGTTCGTCTCCCCGAAGATCCGGACGCTTGCCGGGGTCATCGGCACCGGCCTGACGTTCTCAGCGGCCACCAACACCTGCGCTATGGGCCAGGCCATCTCGGCCATGCCGTGGAACAAGGCCGCCAAGGAACCCACCCGCGAAAGCGCCATCCTTGCCCTGCCCGTCAACACCGAGGTGAACGCAGAGGCCAAGGCATCATGA
- the gdhA gene encoding NADP-specific glutamate dehydrogenase, with translation MDARLEAIRDTVLARNPGEAEFHQAVIEVFESLGPVHDRHPELLEAAILERLCEPERQIIFRVPWTDDQGRVQINRGFRVEFNSALGPYKGGLRFHPSVYLGIVKFLGFEQIFKNALTGMPIGGGKGGSDFDPRGRSDAEVMRFCQSFMTELYRHIGEYTDVPAGDIGVGGREIGYLFGQYKRITNRYESGVLTGKGISWGGSLVRPEATGFGTVIFTQEMLKTRGTSFDGQRVVVSGSGNVAINAIAKAQALGAAVVACSDSSGYVVDESGIDVALLREVKEVERGRLKDYAERRGGVSYVEGGSVWDVNATVALPCATQNELDGDAAARLVRNGLLAVGEGANMPSTRDAVAVFQQAGVLFGPGKAANAGGVATSALEMQQNASRDSWSFEHTEERLTEIMVGIHDRCASTADEYGDPGNYVLGANIGGFVKVADAMLAQGLI, from the coding sequence ATGGATGCACGGCTGGAGGCCATCAGGGACACCGTCCTGGCAAGGAACCCGGGTGAAGCGGAGTTCCACCAGGCGGTGATCGAGGTCTTCGAAAGCCTGGGCCCGGTCCATGACAGGCATCCCGAACTCCTTGAGGCCGCCATCCTTGAACGCCTCTGCGAACCCGAGCGGCAAATCATCTTCCGCGTGCCTTGGACTGACGACCAGGGCCGGGTACAGATCAACCGCGGCTTCCGGGTGGAATTCAACTCGGCTTTGGGCCCGTACAAGGGCGGGCTCCGGTTCCACCCCTCCGTCTACCTGGGCATCGTCAAGTTCCTCGGTTTTGAGCAGATCTTCAAGAACGCCCTCACGGGCATGCCCATCGGCGGCGGTAAGGGCGGCTCCGATTTTGACCCCCGCGGCCGCAGCGACGCCGAAGTGATGCGCTTCTGCCAGTCCTTCATGACTGAGCTGTACCGGCACATCGGTGAATACACGGACGTTCCTGCCGGGGACATCGGGGTGGGCGGACGCGAGATCGGCTACCTCTTCGGCCAGTACAAGCGCATCACCAACCGCTATGAATCCGGTGTCCTCACCGGGAAGGGGATCTCCTGGGGCGGTTCCCTGGTCCGGCCCGAAGCCACCGGCTTCGGAACAGTGATCTTCACCCAGGAAATGCTGAAGACCCGCGGCACGTCCTTCGACGGCCAGCGCGTGGTGGTGTCCGGGTCCGGCAATGTGGCCATCAACGCCATTGCCAAGGCACAGGCGCTGGGTGCCGCGGTGGTGGCCTGCTCCGATTCGTCCGGCTACGTGGTGGACGAGTCGGGCATCGACGTCGCACTTCTGCGCGAAGTGAAGGAAGTTGAACGGGGCCGCCTGAAGGATTATGCGGAACGCCGCGGCGGAGTCTCCTACGTGGAAGGGGGCTCCGTGTGGGACGTGAATGCCACCGTGGCGCTGCCCTGCGCCACCCAGAACGAGCTCGACGGCGATGCTGCCGCGCGGCTGGTCCGCAACGGCCTCCTTGCCGTCGGGGAGGGCGCCAATATGCCGTCCACCCGTGACGCGGTGGCGGTGTTCCAGCAGGCCGGCGTGCTGTTCGGCCCGGGCAAGGCTGCCAACGCCGGCGGCGTTGCGACGTCGGCGCTGGAAATGCAGCAGAATGCCAGCCGGGATTCCTGGTCCTTCGAGCACACGGAGGAGCGGCTCACCGAGATCATGGTGGGCATCCATGACCGCTGCGCGTCCACCGCTGACGAGTATGGCGACCCGGGCAACTATGTTCTCGGAGCCAATATCGGCGGCTTCGTGAAGGTGGCCGACGCCATGCTGGCGCAGGGGCTCATCTAA
- a CDS encoding prephenate dehydratase — protein sequence MASKIAYQGEPGANSNIACKQMFPDMESVPCASFEDAFELVSSGEADLAMIPIENSIAGRVADIHILLPQSNLQIVGEFFLPIHFDLLGIPGSTIEGATEVHSHIHALGQCRKLIREHNLKPVIAGDTAGSAREVAEWNDPRKLSLAPPLAAQIYGLEVLASRVEDDPSNTTRFVVLAREKELPARDALPGPAVTSFVFRVRNVPSALYKALGGFATNGVNMTRLESYMVGNEFAATMFMADVEGHPEDLPLTLALEELDFFTTEVRILGVYAAADYRTGQTVSG from the coding sequence ATGGCCTCGAAGATTGCGTACCAGGGTGAGCCCGGCGCCAACTCCAATATCGCGTGCAAGCAGATGTTCCCGGACATGGAAAGCGTCCCGTGCGCCAGCTTTGAAGACGCGTTTGAACTCGTGTCCAGCGGCGAGGCGGACCTTGCCATGATCCCCATCGAGAACTCGATTGCCGGCCGGGTAGCGGACATCCACATCCTGCTGCCCCAGTCCAACCTGCAGATCGTGGGCGAGTTCTTCCTCCCCATCCACTTCGACCTGCTTGGCATCCCGGGCAGCACCATTGAGGGTGCCACCGAAGTCCACAGCCATATCCACGCCCTGGGCCAGTGCCGGAAGCTGATCCGCGAACACAACCTCAAACCGGTCATCGCCGGCGATACCGCCGGGTCTGCCCGGGAGGTGGCAGAATGGAACGATCCCCGCAAGCTGTCCCTCGCTCCCCCGCTGGCCGCGCAGATCTACGGCTTGGAGGTGCTGGCGTCACGGGTTGAGGACGACCCCTCGAACACCACCCGCTTCGTGGTCCTTGCCCGCGAAAAGGAACTGCCCGCCCGGGACGCACTTCCCGGACCGGCAGTTACCAGCTTCGTATTCCGCGTCCGTAACGTCCCCTCCGCCCTGTACAAAGCGCTCGGCGGTTTCGCCACCAACGGCGTGAACATGACCAGGCTGGAGAGCTACATGGTGGGCAACGAGTTCGCCGCCACCATGTTCATGGCCGACGTCGAAGGCCACCCCGAGGACCTGCCGCTGACGCTGGCCCTCGAGGAACTGGACTTCTTCACCACCGAGGTGCGGATCCTCGGCGTCTACGCAGCCGCAGACTACAGGACAGGTCAGACCGTCAGCGGCTGA
- a CDS encoding FAD-binding monooxygenase, whose product MQFHHHGYVSGDPRVKPAAGVGVNRPADLPDEVDVLIVGTGPAGMLAAAQLSQFPNITTRIIERRPGRLAIGQADGIQARSVETFQAFGFAERITAEAYRITEMAFWKPDPADHTRIVRAARAVDDEMGISEFPHLIVNQARVLDYFAEYAANSPSRLTPDYGYEFRGLEVGEGEYPVTVTLAHASGAEEGKERVVRAKYVIGADGARSKVREAIGCHLAGDAANHAWGVMDVLAVTDFPDIRTKCAIQGEKGSILLIPREGGFLFRMYVDLGEVDPNNKGAVRNTTIEQIIHKANEILHPYTLDVRNVAWHSVYEVGHRLTDRFDDVLPEDRGTRTPRVFITGDACHTHSAKAGQGMNVSMQDGFNLAWKLGHVLEGRSPESLLSTYSEERQVVAKNLIDFDKEWSTMMAKKPEEFEHPSDLEDFYVSTAEFPAGFMTQYTPSLVTGSSAHQDLATGFPVGKRFKSAPVMRVGDTNPVHLGHHATADGRWRIYVFADAPLPGTGSAADKFAEWLANSPESPLAATPSDADPDAWFDVKVVYQQPHTAVDINAVPAVFKPQVGPFKLTDYEKVYATDPNADIFELRGLDRGGVVVVVRPDQYVAHVLPLTATAELAGFFGPLLKGQESGQPLTV is encoded by the coding sequence GTGCAGTTCCACCACCACGGTTACGTATCAGGCGACCCGCGGGTCAAGCCTGCAGCAGGGGTAGGCGTCAACCGCCCTGCCGACCTCCCGGACGAAGTTGACGTGCTGATTGTGGGCACCGGACCTGCCGGCATGCTCGCCGCCGCCCAGCTTTCACAATTCCCGAACATCACCACCCGCATCATTGAACGGCGGCCCGGCCGGCTGGCCATCGGGCAGGCGGACGGCATCCAGGCGCGCAGTGTGGAGACCTTCCAGGCCTTCGGCTTCGCTGAAAGGATCACCGCCGAGGCGTACCGGATCACCGAAATGGCATTCTGGAAGCCGGACCCCGCAGACCATACCCGCATTGTCCGGGCGGCCCGCGCTGTGGACGACGAGATGGGCATCAGTGAGTTTCCGCACCTGATCGTCAACCAGGCACGCGTCCTGGACTACTTCGCCGAATACGCAGCGAACTCGCCCTCCCGATTGACACCGGACTACGGCTACGAGTTCCGCGGCCTCGAGGTGGGTGAGGGCGAGTATCCGGTCACCGTCACACTGGCCCATGCCTCCGGCGCCGAGGAGGGGAAGGAGCGGGTGGTCCGTGCTAAATACGTCATCGGTGCGGATGGTGCCCGCAGTAAGGTGCGGGAGGCGATCGGCTGCCACCTTGCCGGCGACGCCGCAAACCATGCCTGGGGCGTCATGGACGTGCTGGCAGTCACCGACTTCCCCGATATCCGCACCAAATGCGCCATCCAGGGCGAGAAGGGCAGCATCCTGCTCATTCCGCGCGAAGGCGGCTTCCTTTTCCGCATGTACGTAGACCTGGGGGAAGTGGACCCAAACAACAAGGGAGCGGTCCGCAACACCACCATCGAGCAGATCATCCACAAGGCCAACGAGATCCTGCACCCCTACACGCTGGATGTGCGGAATGTTGCGTGGCACAGCGTCTACGAGGTGGGGCACCGGCTGACGGACAGGTTCGACGACGTGCTGCCGGAGGACCGCGGCACGCGGACTCCGCGGGTGTTCATCACCGGGGACGCCTGCCATACCCACAGCGCCAAGGCCGGCCAGGGCATGAACGTCTCCATGCAGGACGGCTTCAACCTGGCCTGGAAGCTCGGGCACGTGCTGGAGGGCCGCAGCCCGGAGAGCCTGCTGTCCACCTACTCCGAGGAACGCCAGGTGGTGGCCAAGAACCTGATCGACTTCGATAAGGAATGGTCCACCATGATGGCCAAGAAGCCAGAAGAGTTCGAACACCCCTCGGACCTGGAGGACTTCTACGTCAGCACCGCAGAGTTCCCCGCCGGCTTCATGACCCAGTACACGCCCTCGCTGGTCACCGGAAGCTCCGCCCACCAGGACCTGGCCACGGGCTTCCCCGTGGGCAAGCGCTTCAAGTCCGCGCCCGTCATGCGGGTGGGCGACACCAACCCCGTCCACCTGGGCCACCACGCTACGGCCGACGGCCGCTGGCGGATCTACGTCTTTGCCGACGCTCCACTCCCAGGGACCGGCTCAGCCGCCGACAAATTCGCCGAGTGGCTCGCGAACTCGCCGGAATCGCCGCTGGCCGCGACGCCGTCGGACGCTGATCCGGACGCCTGGTTCGACGTGAAGGTGGTCTACCAGCAGCCGCACACGGCCGTTGACATCAACGCGGTTCCGGCGGTGTTCAAGCCGCAGGTGGGCCCGTTCAAGCTGACCGACTACGAGAAGGTCTACGCCACCGACCCCAACGCGGACATCTTCGAGCTGCGCGGCCTGGACCGCGGCGGCGTGGTGGTGGTGGTCCGCCCAGACCAGTACGTGGCGCACGTCCTCCCACTCACGGCGACAGCGGAACTGGCGGGGTTCTTCGGGCCCCTCCTGAAGGGCCAGGAGTCAGGTCAGCCGCTGACGGTCTGA
- a CDS encoding metal-sensitive transcriptional regulator, protein MELDSTELAPVVNRLKRAQGQLAAVTRMLEEGRDCKDIVTQLAAVSKALDRAGFAIIASGLEQCIVREDNTMDRKELEKLFLSLA, encoded by the coding sequence ATGGAACTCGACTCGACTGAACTGGCCCCAGTGGTCAACCGCCTCAAGCGCGCCCAGGGCCAGCTTGCTGCCGTGACCCGCATGCTGGAGGAAGGCCGGGACTGCAAGGACATCGTCACGCAGCTCGCCGCCGTATCGAAGGCGCTGGACAGGGCCGGCTTCGCCATCATTGCCAGCGGCCTTGAGCAGTGCATTGTCCGCGAGGACAACACCATGGACAGGAAAGAGCTGGAGAAGCTCTTCCTCTCCCTCGCCTGA
- the treS gene encoding maltose alpha-D-glucosyltransferase, whose amino-acid sequence MSESMTGQGIPGPDALAGEDQHGEPTALGSAVDPDLNYDEQFYPARPKALRPVARRRQYLATRPSFEFDGRNAAYVEWLRNQAMLGDANVLARQLSGQASMWQNAYAHPNPRAAVEKAPVWFTAYPLSFITKPGESFLAALGDKDMWDAFREIGIRAIHTGPVKLAGGISGWSQTPSVDGHFDRISMAIDPVFGDEDEFRRMCEVAADHGGTIIDDIVPGHTGKGADFRLAEMNFRDYPGIYHMVDIPEEDWHLLPDVPEGQDSVNLSPESEQSLQKAGYIIGRLQRVIFYEPGVKETNWSATRPVIDTTGKTRRWVYLHYFKAGQPSINWLDPTFAGMRLVVGDALHSLVDLGTGALRLDANGFLGVEKSAEEQPGWSEGHPLSQAANQLIGSMIRKVGGFSFQELNLTIDDIKATSESGPDLSYDFITRPAYHYALVTADTEFLRLTLRLSMEIGVDQASLVHALQNHDELTYELMHFAAGHRDEIFELNGQELTGAQLAEQVQQTMRERLTGPNAPYNSVFTTNGIACTSVSFIMAALGIQDPADITPEQEAQVLDVHILLSMYNALQPGVFALSGWDLAGITVLDRSSVEELIAQGDTRWINRGAHDIMGISPEATTSSSGMPRARSLYGPLPEQLKNPRSFARRIQQILAVREENGIATGKLLDVPDVSHRGLLVLVIELGDGALAVTVLNFSGQDISGSIQSAHLPPGSSVADLFSGEPVGHVDDLHSFFLDLPAYQGTTLLLTPQNDDDDEGQGSAGV is encoded by the coding sequence ATGAGCGAATCGATGACGGGCCAGGGAATCCCTGGACCCGATGCCCTGGCCGGCGAAGACCAGCACGGAGAGCCAACCGCCCTTGGCTCGGCAGTGGATCCGGACCTCAACTACGACGAGCAGTTTTATCCGGCCCGTCCCAAAGCCCTGAGGCCGGTGGCCCGCAGGCGCCAGTACCTGGCCACCAGGCCATCGTTTGAGTTCGACGGCCGCAACGCCGCCTATGTTGAATGGCTGCGGAACCAGGCCATGCTCGGCGATGCCAATGTCCTGGCCCGGCAACTCTCCGGCCAGGCCAGCATGTGGCAGAACGCCTATGCGCATCCCAACCCGCGGGCCGCCGTCGAAAAGGCCCCGGTCTGGTTCACCGCCTACCCGCTCTCCTTCATCACCAAACCCGGCGAGTCCTTCCTCGCCGCCCTGGGCGACAAGGACATGTGGGACGCCTTCCGGGAGATCGGGATCCGGGCTATCCATACCGGGCCGGTGAAGCTGGCAGGCGGTATCAGCGGCTGGTCCCAGACCCCCAGCGTCGATGGCCACTTCGACAGGATCAGCATGGCCATCGATCCCGTTTTCGGCGACGAGGATGAGTTCCGCCGGATGTGCGAGGTGGCGGCCGACCACGGCGGAACGATCATTGACGATATCGTGCCCGGCCATACGGGCAAGGGTGCCGACTTCCGCCTGGCCGAGATGAACTTCCGGGACTACCCGGGGATCTACCACATGGTGGATATCCCCGAGGAGGACTGGCACCTACTGCCCGATGTCCCGGAGGGGCAGGATTCGGTGAACCTGAGCCCTGAATCCGAGCAGTCGCTGCAGAAGGCCGGATACATCATTGGCCGGCTGCAGCGGGTGATTTTCTATGAACCCGGCGTCAAGGAAACCAACTGGAGCGCAACCCGGCCGGTGATCGACACCACGGGAAAGACCCGCCGCTGGGTTTACCTCCACTACTTCAAGGCGGGCCAGCCGTCCATCAACTGGCTGGATCCCACCTTCGCGGGGATGCGGCTGGTGGTGGGAGACGCCCTGCACTCGCTGGTTGACCTCGGCACCGGGGCGCTCCGGCTCGATGCCAACGGCTTCCTGGGCGTGGAAAAGAGCGCTGAAGAGCAGCCGGGATGGTCGGAAGGGCATCCCCTGTCCCAGGCCGCAAACCAGCTCATCGGCTCCATGATCCGCAAGGTGGGTGGTTTCTCCTTCCAGGAGCTCAACCTGACCATTGACGACATCAAGGCAACCTCGGAATCCGGCCCTGATCTCTCCTACGACTTCATTACCCGGCCCGCCTACCACTACGCACTGGTGACCGCCGATACCGAGTTCCTCCGGTTGACGCTCCGCCTGTCCATGGAGATCGGCGTGGACCAGGCGTCCCTGGTCCACGCGCTGCAGAACCACGACGAACTGACGTACGAGCTGATGCACTTCGCCGCCGGGCACCGGGACGAGATCTTTGAACTGAACGGGCAGGAACTGACGGGCGCCCAGTTGGCGGAACAGGTCCAGCAGACCATGCGGGAACGGCTCACTGGCCCGAACGCCCCCTACAACTCCGTCTTCACCACCAACGGCATCGCCTGCACGTCGGTCAGTTTCATCATGGCGGCGCTCGGAATCCAGGATCCTGCGGACATCACTCCCGAGCAGGAAGCCCAGGTGCTCGATGTCCACATCCTCCTGTCCATGTACAACGCCCTGCAGCCCGGCGTCTTCGCCTTGTCCGGCTGGGACCTGGCCGGCATAACCGTCCTGGACCGCAGCAGTGTGGAGGAACTTATCGCCCAGGGCGATACCCGGTGGATCAACCGCGGGGCGCACGACATCATGGGCATCAGCCCCGAGGCAACAACGTCATCGTCCGGAATGCCCAGGGCCCGCAGCCTGTACGGCCCGCTTCCCGAGCAGCTGAAGAACCCCCGCTCGTTCGCCCGGCGGATCCAGCAGATCCTGGCTGTGCGCGAAGAGAACGGGATTGCCACGGGCAAGCTGCTCGACGTCCCGGACGTCTCCCACCGCGGGCTGCTGGTCCTGGTCATCGAACTCGGCGACGGGGCACTGGCAGTGACGGTGCTGAACTTCTCCGGCCAGGACATCTCAGGCAGCATCCAGTCCGCGCACCTGCCGCCAGGCTCCAGTGTGGCTGATCTCTTCAGCGGGGAACCGGTGGGTCACGTTGACGACCTGCACAGCTTCTTCCTGGACCTGCCCGCGTACCAGGGCACCACGCTTCTCCTGACGCCGCAAAATGACGACGACGACGAGGGGCAAGGCAGCGCTGGCGTGTGA
- a CDS encoding amylosucrase yields the protein MQESVRVEETPLEHVKAALSRERGRGLLPDPAFDQRLERHFPTLSGLFGSLYGGRPDWTDQLAALVVQSARSWQDRPAGLKALDAEREGNSDWFQSNKMLGGVCYVDRYAESLEGVRQQIPYFKELGLTYLHLMPLFLAPEPHSDGGYAVSSYRKVNPKLGTMEQLQSLAAELRSNGISLVVDFIFNHTSDEHEWALRAAAGDPEYSDYYWIFPDRTMPDAFEQNVREIFPENHAGSFIQMEDGRWVWATFHTYQWDLNYSNPDVFRAMAGEMLFLANQGVDILRMDAVAFIWKQLGTPCENLPEAHTLLQAFNAVCRLAAPSLLFKSEAIVHPDEVALYIDPAECQLSYNPLQMALIWESLATRDVSLLAQALERRHNIPAGTSWVNYVRSHDDIGWTFADEDAAELGINGFDHRRFLNSFYVNRFPGSFARGVPFQDNPKTGDCRISGTTASLCGMEVDPAEAVERILLAHSVPFSTGGIPLLYLGDEVGQVNDYSYAREPGHEDDSRWVHRPHYPAEQYARRTDPSTPEGAVYGGLQRMIEVRSATPELEGTTLIPFHTHNPGVLAYQRPAGAAAAGGETRILALANFSDSPQSLAAETFGGFLPAAVDLLSEASLQLDQGVTLLPRQYVWLRVTPV from the coding sequence ATGCAGGAATCCGTCAGGGTGGAGGAAACGCCGCTGGAGCATGTGAAGGCCGCGCTTTCGCGTGAACGGGGCCGCGGCCTGCTTCCGGATCCGGCGTTCGACCAGCGCCTGGAACGGCACTTCCCAACACTGTCCGGCCTGTTCGGCTCTCTGTACGGCGGACGGCCGGACTGGACGGACCAGCTCGCTGCGCTGGTTGTCCAGTCCGCAAGGTCGTGGCAGGACCGGCCCGCAGGGCTGAAGGCGCTGGACGCCGAGCGGGAAGGCAACAGCGACTGGTTCCAGTCGAACAAGATGCTCGGCGGTGTCTGCTACGTGGACAGGTATGCCGAGAGCCTGGAAGGGGTCCGGCAACAGATCCCCTACTTCAAGGAACTTGGCCTCACCTACCTGCACCTCATGCCGCTGTTCCTTGCGCCCGAACCGCATTCCGACGGCGGGTACGCTGTTTCCAGCTACCGTAAGGTCAACCCGAAGCTGGGAACCATGGAGCAGCTGCAGTCCTTGGCCGCCGAGCTGCGGAGCAACGGCATCAGCCTGGTGGTGGACTTCATCTTCAACCACACGTCGGACGAGCACGAGTGGGCGCTCAGGGCCGCCGCGGGCGATCCGGAATACAGCGACTACTACTGGATCTTCCCAGACCGCACCATGCCGGACGCCTTCGAGCAGAACGTGCGGGAAATTTTCCCGGAGAACCATGCCGGTTCGTTCATCCAGATGGAGGATGGCCGCTGGGTGTGGGCCACCTTCCACACGTACCAATGGGACCTGAACTACTCCAACCCGGACGTCTTCCGCGCCATGGCCGGGGAGATGCTGTTCCTGGCGAACCAGGGCGTGGACATCCTGCGCATGGATGCCGTGGCCTTCATCTGGAAGCAGCTGGGCACGCCCTGCGAAAACCTTCCCGAAGCCCACACCCTGCTCCAGGCCTTCAACGCTGTATGCCGGCTCGCGGCGCCGTCGCTGCTGTTCAAGTCAGAGGCGATCGTGCACCCGGACGAGGTGGCGCTCTACATCGACCCGGCGGAATGCCAGCTTTCCTACAACCCGTTGCAGATGGCGCTGATCTGGGAGTCACTGGCCACCCGCGACGTCTCGCTCCTGGCCCAGGCCCTGGAGCGGCGGCACAACATTCCTGCCGGTACCTCCTGGGTGAACTATGTTCGCAGCCACGACGACATCGGCTGGACCTTCGCGGACGAGGACGCCGCCGAACTGGGCATCAACGGCTTCGACCACCGCCGCTTCCTGAACTCCTTCTACGTCAACCGCTTCCCGGGCAGCTTCGCCCGCGGCGTCCCCTTCCAGGACAATCCGAAGACCGGCGACTGCCGGATTTCAGGCACGACGGCGTCCCTGTGCGGGATGGAGGTCGACCCGGCGGAGGCGGTGGAACGGATCCTCCTGGCCCATTCAGTGCCTTTCAGTACCGGCGGGATTCCGCTCCTGTACCTGGGTGACGAGGTGGGCCAGGTCAACGATTACAGCTACGCGCGGGAACCCGGCCACGAGGATGACAGCCGCTGGGTGCACCGGCCCCACTACCCGGCGGAGCAGTATGCCCGCCGCACGGATCCCTCCACGCCGGAGGGGGCCGTTTATGGCGGACTGCAGAGGATGATCGAGGTCCGGTCGGCCACCCCCGAACTCGAGGGGACCACGCTGATCCCGTTCCATACCCACAACCCCGGCGTCCTGGCCTACCAGCGCCCGGCCGGCGCCGCCGCCGCCGGAGGCGAAACGCGCATCCTCGCGCTCGCCAACTTCAGCGATTCCCCGCAGTCCCTGGCGGCGGAGACCTTCGGCGGATTCCTGCCCGCCGCCGTCGACCTTCTCTCCGAAGCCTCGCTGCAGCTGGACCAGGGAGTCACGCTCCTGCCCCGCCAGTACGTCTGGCTGCGCGTCACTCCCGTTTAG
- a CDS encoding sulfite exporter TauE/SafE family protein, with protein MTLTLILVLALSVVIGLSLGVLGGGGSILTVPILVYVAGFEAKEAIAASLFVVAVTSAVSVFSHARGGRVMWRTGLIFGAAGMAGAFVGGLLGGHIPGQILLIAFAVMMVATSVAMLRGRKRKNDDGAAPAKHELPLGRVLLDGAVVGLVTGLVGAGGGFLVVPALALLGGLPMSVAVGTSLVVIAMKSFAGLAGYLTTVQLDWGVTLGVTAAAVVGSLIGAKLAGRIPEAVLRKAFGWFVLAMGTFVLVQQAPADLRWFIAAGVAALTAATAGVCWFFISSCPLRNRSGRRSKIPSPA; from the coding sequence ATGACCCTCACCCTCATCCTGGTCCTTGCGCTGTCGGTGGTCATCGGGCTCTCGCTCGGCGTCCTGGGCGGCGGCGGGTCCATCCTGACCGTGCCGATCCTGGTCTACGTGGCCGGCTTCGAGGCCAAGGAGGCCATCGCGGCGTCGCTGTTCGTCGTCGCCGTGACCTCGGCAGTGAGCGTGTTCAGCCACGCCCGCGGGGGCAGGGTGATGTGGCGGACTGGCCTGATCTTCGGTGCCGCCGGCATGGCCGGCGCGTTCGTCGGCGGACTGCTCGGCGGGCATATCCCCGGCCAGATCCTGCTCATCGCCTTCGCCGTCATGATGGTGGCCACCTCCGTGGCCATGCTCCGCGGCCGGAAGAGGAAGAACGACGACGGCGCCGCACCGGCCAAGCACGAACTTCCCCTTGGCAGGGTGCTCCTGGACGGGGCGGTCGTCGGGCTGGTCACAGGCCTGGTGGGTGCCGGCGGCGGATTCCTCGTGGTGCCGGCCCTGGCACTGCTGGGCGGCCTGCCGATGTCCGTTGCCGTGGGCACGTCTTTGGTGGTCATCGCGATGAAGTCCTTCGCGGGACTTGCCGGATACCTCACCACCGTCCAGCTCGACTGGGGTGTCACCCTCGGTGTCACGGCGGCAGCAGTCGTTGGCTCGCTCATCGGCGCAAAGCTCGCCGGCCGGATCCCGGAGGCCGTGCTTCGCAAGGCCTTCGGCTGGTTCGTCCTGGCGATGGGCACCTTTGTCCTTGTCCAGCAGGCACCGGCCGACCTGCGTTGGTTCATCGCAGCCGGCGTCGCCGCCCTCACGGCAGCCACTGCGGGAGTCTGCTGGTTCTTCATCAGCTCCTGCCCCCTTCGCAACCGCAGCGGCCGCCGCAGCAAAATCCCCTCACCCGCCTAA
- a CDS encoding AmiS/UreI family transporter, with translation MPRIPIPEGSLMAYICLLLSGAALLVNGLAALGHVPRRDAAVLGVTVGAAQLVLGVVLLSLDNSAGTPLTAAGIFLFGLTYAYAGLDALLGLGSKGLGWFSGMVAVVAVLLAAAWLLPDPLLAVLWLGWAVLWGQMFASMALGLGRLDRFTGWSLVLASQTTATVPAFLGLAGLWPRGPEAAGTAAAVLGVLFVAALVLSRRGTAAIPPQALTEGAAPQRTPVE, from the coding sequence ATGCCACGAATTCCGATTCCCGAGGGTTCGCTGATGGCATACATCTGCCTCCTGCTCTCCGGTGCCGCGCTCCTGGTGAACGGCCTGGCCGCGCTGGGGCACGTGCCTCGCCGTGACGCAGCTGTCCTGGGCGTGACGGTGGGGGCCGCCCAACTGGTGCTCGGCGTCGTCCTCCTGTCCCTGGACAATTCCGCCGGGACGCCGTTGACCGCAGCCGGCATCTTCCTGTTCGGCCTCACGTATGCCTACGCAGGCCTGGACGCCCTCCTGGGCCTCGGCTCCAAGGGCCTGGGCTGGTTTAGCGGCATGGTTGCCGTTGTTGCCGTGCTGCTGGCCGCCGCCTGGCTTCTTCCGGATCCCCTGCTCGCTGTCCTCTGGCTGGGATGGGCGGTTCTCTGGGGCCAGATGTTCGCTTCCATGGCCTTGGGACTGGGCCGGCTTGACCGGTTCACCGGCTGGTCGCTGGTCCTGGCCAGCCAAACCACGGCAACCGTCCCCGCTTTCCTGGGGCTCGCCGGGCTCTGGCCGCGGGGTCCCGAGGCGGCAGGGACGGCCGCGGCCGTCCTCGGAGTCCTTTTTGTGGCTGCGCTTGTGCTTTCCCGGCGCGGAACAGCGGCTATTCCCCCGCAGGCGTTGACCGAAGGAGCCGCGCCACAACGGACACCCGTTGAATAG